The genomic region atcccggcatccacccaatatatgatttttgataaaatacttccactttgtctaaaataatgaaaaaatactggaagtcttatttacatatattaacatatttccaaagtcttagcctcgaacttaaagtctaagataggtttttaattcccaacccaaaacagcccgctttttaccgaatggagattaaatgatatatgttaagtttcaaggtgttcttcatatgtacaagttataagttcttatattaacttaatataacatcataatacatataaataagtgttattagagttaagttagaaagattagattagtttttcaaacaagcttggtgttcaccaaaacaagttctagtttttacaagttttataagtataataagatagcaactatacaaggaattgaacaaggattttgagaagtattttaccttgattatgaagaggaaagttgctgagattaaagtatgatatgagagcattcaagtgtgggtttttagtttaagaaaatgtggagtaaaaatgagttaaaatggtccttagttataagcttataattttggcttttagtaaaaatatctaagataagttaaattgtaataagtcatgcatgacatattaaattgattaggtcatggataaaatattacacaaataattgcagatttctattggtatataacaatagtaaatacttctagaagctgtgtataatacgggtaaaaatatcgtatgaatgcgagtagaattcttgaggaaattgaacggaaatatgagtatagctatcctttatatgtattggtatattataaagtgtattcaatacttgtaaggatgtatttacactcgtaatacattatatgtaaatacattttaacataagttaattacgtcgtttaaataataacatatatattgtttgaaaactctttaaattagtagtatgaaaatatatatataatactttgttaatatacttaatgagatatttaattatcatatttttaagttaaatatatataaatccatatatatacacaataattaaacaattaaacaattaaatcaagttttgACATTCGTGAatagtcggaataaaagggtgaccaaaagcttgtgtaaaactcttttcggaggttcaagatttattaaaattcattgcttatcaagtcggaattatataaaaattaagtttaaatttggtcggaaatttccgggtcgtcacagtacctacccgttaaagaaatttcgtcccgaaatttgatcgaggtcgtcatggctaacaataagaatgttattatgacgaatataagttgattcatagggttttatcatgattgagaaatatggataaaataattcgattactcgaaacgtatgagtgaagctatcgtaaaagagtgaaatgagaaaatagggattcgtcttatcttttgacgtcatcacggttgatctctggattaaagaaaatctttgtaatctatataaaatttgattcttctgcgattatggaaattatgatcctcttcgatttaatgcaataatctgtctcgatttctctgtcagatattttactataaatcaacctcctacgtttccttatttccacatctcccatcttttatactttcttcctttctttgtacttctaaaacatttgtcaatatgcttcatccagttttaattcttgatatattcttgactatcacatctgtcattcttctttttcatcttccaccggagaaatacattaatttctactatgctcttgggtttatagtgttcttagttttcccgtgtctttatattgctatacgcatcgatatacacggtttgtaatttctgcgttgtaaTTTCTCTGTTCTCTCTCTTCCGCTTTTTTCTCCCAACGTAAACTTTGTACCAAGAGTGCCAAAATTTTGCTAGTCTAATTCATCAAATCTGTCGATTTTAAGACGACACCACCACTCCTATTTAACTAGATTATAGCTAACGATCAGAACCAGACCAGTCTCGTCGGCGTCAGAGGTCCCACGTGCCGCCAAGAACATCCACCGTAGGTCGATTTTTCCGGCCAATTTACAAGCTTTTCCTGTCAAATCCCGGCGAGTGAACAATCACAGACCCCATTCCTGGCCCAAGAAGGTTTTTTCGCATAGAATATTACCACCCTTTGCCTCACCGCATTACTCCCGCtgaccgccaccgccaccgccaccaccgccGCCTGTTACCGGAAATTAAATTTTTCGGCTGGTTACGTTTCTCTCTCTCAATTTATCTTTGTGTTAACTgctatctaattcttgtctattacTAATATCACTGTTTTACTTGCTTTCTTATACTTGTATTTATTAGGTGTAAAAGTATAAACGTATTTCTGTCTAGacatatattgatatatttatatttatatagactatactgatatatttatatttgtagtgATATCACTGTTACACTTGCTTTTCCTTTTGAAATCTTTATATTATCCATAGCATACatctatattttattttattttctgttcttAATATCATAAGTAATAACAAATACTTTTTAGCATAGTCATATTTTCTTATTTTTAGTCTCTACTTGGGTCATCTTTTGGTATATAGGTTAATATAGATCTTACGCATACCTATGGTAACTTGAGGTCATGTCCTCCTAGTTTAGGGGTGGGTAGGTCCAGAGGGGTTAGAGGCGGTAGTAGGGTGGCCACCCTTGGTAGGATTAGAGTGGGTAGTTGGAATATAGGAACCTTGACGGGTAAGAGGATTGAGCTTATTGATACCTTTCTTAAGTGTAATGTGGATATAGGGTGtgttcaagagactagatggaagggtgAAGGGGCAGTGGATATTAAGGACTATAGGTTGTGGTACTCGGGTTCTAGGATAGCACGGAACGGGGTAGGTATCTTTTTGGGAAATCTACATAAGGATAACGTTGTTGATGTGGGTAGgtttagcgataggattatgtcggttagtcTAATTATTAAGGAGGAAACTTTCACGGTCATTAGCGCGTACACACCTCATGCGGGTTTAAGAGATTCGGAAAAGAAGAGTTTTTGGGAATTGTTAGATGAGGTAGTGAGGGGGTGCCCAGCGAATCATCGACTAATTATAGGGGGTGATCTGAATGGACACATAGGAGTGGAGGCAGAAGGTTACGAGGGAGCCCATGGGGGTTTTGGGTTTGGTCCTAGAAATGAAGAAGGGCGCTCAATCTTTAAGTTTGCCATTACCCACGAGTTGGTTGTAGCTAACTCTTTTTTCAAGAAGAGGGATGCTCAGTTAGCCACTTTTTATAGCGGGGGCCGTTGCACCCAGATTGACTTTTTGCTCCTTCGTAAAGGGGAACTTAGGACATGTAGGGACTGTAAGGTCCTTCCAGCATATACGTGATCCTCCCAGCACAGATTGTTGATCATGGACCTAGTTACCCGGGGAAGAGTTCGTAGGAG from Rutidosis leptorrhynchoides isolate AG116_Rl617_1_P2 chromosome 9, CSIRO_AGI_Rlap_v1, whole genome shotgun sequence harbors:
- the LOC139869107 gene encoding uncharacterized protein: MVTSMMHSFDYNMSSNYQIMQDKSKWAIEIVNIDLTHTYGNLRSCPPSLGVGRSRGVRGGSRVATLGRIRVGSWNIGTLTGKRIELIDTFLKCNVDIGCVQETRWKGEGAVDIKDYRLWYSGSRIARNGVGIFLGNLHKDNVVDVGRFSDRIMSVSLIIKEETFTVISAYTPHAGLRDSEKKSFWELLDEVVRGCPANHRLIIGGDLNGHIGVEAEGYEGAHGGFGFGPRNEEGRSIFKFAITHELVVANSFFKKRDAQLATFYSGGRCTQIDFLLLRKGELRTCRDCKVLPAYT